The Virgibacillus siamensis sequence GAATATCCAGTTCGCCTGAACTGGTATGGATGTTTTTCTTTCCGTATCCATTCCGCCTGTTTTCCGTGTCCTTTTCAGCTTTATCATTCGATTCATACCCCAGGTGATGATTCATCTCTCCTTTTAACATGGACTCAAACATAGGTCCAAATATATCTTTCAGGGCGTCTTGCATATCTTCAACGGACTTTGGCTGGTATTCTTCAATAATCTTGTTCGCTAATTCTTCGGAGTAAGGATTTCTTTTCGGCTTTGCCATAAAAATCACTCCTCTTATCTAGTAATTCTATTCTACCAAATAAAAAAACTGTGTGAGTAAGAACCGTACGCATTCTTACTTACACAGTTAATATTACACTCCCTTTAATTTTGAAATCTATTTGTGGTTTTTCTTCGTCTCATTTTCAAATCTTTCATTAATAGATTTTTTCATTTCCGTAATTTTTTGTTCACTGATTTCTTTTAATGTCACTTCCAGTTCATCTACTGTTTCATCAATTTCATCGATAATATCATCCACCCTGTCTTTAAGTTCCATTTTTTGATCATGCGTGATAATTCCAATGTCTTTCATCACATTGGCTAAACTGTTTAGATTATTACTTGTTCCCAGTGTGGTGAAATACCAGTCATTATGAAGCCCCATAATATCAAAACTATTTTCGACCTCAATATAATCCACATCTTTCAGAGCATCTTCTTTCCATTCTTCCCAGGCTTCCAGCACTTCTTTTGCACGCTTGAATTCCTCTTGAAGTTCTTTTTCATTGTCTGCAGTAGCAAAAATACCACCGGATACCTCAGCCATTTTTTCCAATTGCCTTTGTGCTTCAGCATCTGTTTGAAAACCAATAATATTAATAATTGGCTTAGCATTGGAATTCGCCAAAGATTTTGCCACTTTAACAGGATTACCACCGCAAGTTTCAATTCCATCACTGACAACATAGATCAAATTAGTATTTTTCTTTGTATCAAACTTACTTAATGCTTTCTTTGACTGTTTTAATGCACCAGCAAGCGGCGTCCATCCACTTGGCTGAAATTTATCCAATGCTTTCTGAAATTTCCCTTCTTTAAATGAATCAAATCCGTAAACCTGTTCAATTGCATTACATGACATTTCTTTATCACC is a genomic window containing:
- a CDS encoding VWA domain-containing protein yields the protein MHKKWLVFMIVILLFTLLAACGDSGNNNAKSEIDKQEEKEGNQNKKVNSITSNDKNEKEDKPAESEPTEKVKLKDLLPIPTDVEGLAKQTAGPFGGDKKNIYDLEQKIKKKFEKLGPMSKNPTDKEYRKYLRFMYWLVSENYPNPQDMIKKWEFASFGNPDLPDAKFHFKENYNVEIILDSSGSMANPAGNGTRMDVAKESINAFLSQLPEEANVSLRVYGHKGTGSEGDKEMSCNAIEQVYGFDSFKEGKFQKALDKFQPSGWTPLAGALKQSKKALSKFDTKKNTNLIYVVSDGIETCGGNPVKVAKSLANSNAKPIINIIGFQTDAEAQRQLEKMAEVSGGIFATADNEKELQEEFKRAKEVLEAWEEWKEDALKDVDYIEVENSFDIMGLHNDWYFTTLGTSNNLNSLANVMKDIGIITHDQKMELKDRVDDIIDEIDETVDELEVTLKEISEQKITEMKKSINERFENETKKNHK